In Curtobacterium sp. TC1, the following proteins share a genomic window:
- a CDS encoding TetR/AcrR family transcriptional regulator — MTRPARRTRPSAEEITADVLDITAGLIARRGVKDTAVQAVADQAGYSKAGILARFTSKEQLVEAALAQCTAQTDTVREAVRLMQFGPDRDAAALAGITDLALARPGWAELALAAFTLRRGDDVGARLVPVAAILLELFGLDLGDPAAASLDRRARVSGAFGAIMMLALTYEDDASATEARPYVLRVAWDALGYGGDVPGVVG, encoded by the coding sequence GTGACCCGCCCCGCGCGCCGTACTCGGCCCTCCGCCGAGGAGATCACCGCCGACGTCCTGGACATCACCGCCGGACTCATCGCCCGCCGCGGCGTCAAGGACACCGCCGTGCAGGCCGTCGCCGACCAGGCCGGGTACTCGAAGGCGGGCATCCTCGCCCGGTTCACGAGCAAGGAGCAGCTCGTCGAGGCCGCACTCGCGCAGTGCACCGCACAGACCGACACGGTGCGCGAGGCGGTTCGGCTGATGCAGTTCGGTCCGGACCGCGACGCCGCGGCGCTGGCCGGGATCACCGACCTCGCACTGGCCCGGCCGGGGTGGGCGGAGCTCGCCCTCGCCGCGTTCACGCTGCGACGCGGTGACGACGTCGGTGCGCGGCTGGTCCCGGTCGCAGCGATCCTGCTCGAACTCTTCGGCCTGGACCTCGGCGACCCCGCGGCCGCGTCGCTCGACCGACGAGCACGGGTGTCCGGTGCCTTCGGCGCGATCATGATGCTCGCGCTGACCTACGAGGACGACGCCTCGGCGACCGAGGCCCGGCCGTACGTGCTGCGGGTGGCGTGGGATGCACTCGGGTACGGCGGCGACGTGCCCGGGGTGGTCGGCTAG
- a CDS encoding antibiotic biosynthesis monooxygenase yields the protein MTPQEPGSLSPSARPARRWRVGQEPATGAPSSPETAGPPVTVSITRLVEPDRIPEVTHWVQSGVNLANRYPGFLGSGWVRSRAQSREWHMLYRFADHDSLATWENSDDRLRWLDLGRDLVVESRVEKRTGIEGWFDVPQDAPASSAPPRWKQAVSIWLGFFPVNLAFTYLMAWAVPAFAHVAILPRVLITTVVLTPIMTFWVLPFVTKLIRPWLLAPPRSERATRT from the coding sequence ATGACTCCACAAGAGCCAGGGAGCCTGTCCCCATCGGCACGACCCGCCCGCCGCTGGCGCGTCGGTCAGGAACCGGCGACGGGGGCCCCGTCGTCACCCGAGACCGCCGGCCCGCCCGTCACCGTGTCCATCACCCGCCTGGTCGAACCCGACCGCATCCCCGAGGTCACCCACTGGGTGCAGTCCGGGGTGAACCTCGCCAACCGCTACCCGGGCTTCCTCGGCTCCGGGTGGGTGCGGTCCAGGGCACAGTCCCGCGAGTGGCACATGCTCTACCGCTTCGCCGACCACGACTCGCTCGCCACGTGGGAGAACTCCGACGACCGGCTCCGCTGGCTCGACCTCGGGCGCGACCTGGTCGTGGAGTCCCGCGTCGAGAAGCGCACCGGCATCGAGGGCTGGTTCGACGTCCCGCAGGATGCCCCAGCCTCGAGCGCTCCGCCGCGGTGGAAGCAGGCGGTGAGCATCTGGCTCGGCTTCTTCCCGGTGAACCTGGCGTTCACGTACCTGATGGCGTGGGCCGTTCCCGCGTTCGCGCACGTCGCGATCCTGCCCCGAGTCCTGATCACCACGGTCGTGCTCACACCGATCATGACCTTCTGGGTGCTGCCGTTCGTGACGAAGCTGATCCGTCCGTGGCTGCTCGCGCCCCCGCGGTCCGAGCGGGCGACACGGACCTAG
- a CDS encoding Ku protein has protein sequence MRSIWKGSIAFGLVNVPIKVYAATETHDVSLHQVHDEDKGRIRYKRVCEFGHEVEYADIQRAYDDGDKTVVLTADDFKQLPEEQSHEVEVLEFVPVDQVDPMMFEKTYYLEPDSRSPKAYVLLRETLAKTDRLAIVQFTLRQKTRLGVLRVHDDVILLQGLLWGDEVRAADFSALDSSVKVSANELKMSSSLVESMSTDFDPDRYTDSYQEELQQLIDAKLDAGDDIDTEETFGAKDDEDDEGEGGDVLDLMAALRASVDKKRTGGSGSRSASSSRSSSGSDSSTSGSTKKAPAAKAPAKKTAPAKATEKKAPAKKAPAKKPAAKKAPAEKKQAS, from the coding sequence ATGAGGTCGATCTGGAAGGGCTCCATCGCGTTCGGGCTCGTCAACGTGCCCATCAAGGTGTACGCAGCCACCGAGACGCACGACGTGTCCCTGCACCAGGTCCACGACGAGGACAAGGGCCGCATCCGCTACAAGCGCGTCTGCGAGTTCGGGCACGAGGTCGAGTACGCCGACATCCAGCGTGCTTACGACGACGGCGACAAGACCGTGGTGCTCACGGCGGACGACTTCAAGCAGCTCCCCGAGGAGCAGTCGCACGAGGTCGAGGTGCTCGAGTTCGTGCCCGTCGACCAGGTCGACCCGATGATGTTCGAGAAGACGTACTACCTGGAGCCCGACTCGCGCTCGCCGAAGGCCTACGTGCTGCTGCGCGAGACCCTGGCGAAGACCGACCGGTTGGCGATCGTGCAGTTCACGCTGCGTCAGAAGACCCGGCTCGGTGTACTCCGTGTGCACGACGACGTCATCCTGCTGCAGGGACTGCTGTGGGGTGACGAGGTACGGGCGGCCGACTTCTCGGCGCTGGACTCGTCGGTGAAGGTCAGCGCGAACGAGTTGAAGATGTCGTCGTCGCTGGTCGAGAGCATGTCGACGGACTTCGACCCCGACCGCTACACCGACTCCTACCAAGAGGAACTGCAGCAGCTCATCGACGCCAAGCTCGACGCCGGTGACGACATCGACACCGAGGAGACGTTCGGCGCGAAGGACGACGAGGACGACGAGGGCGAGGGCGGCGACGTCCTGGACCTGATGGCCGCCCTGCGTGCATCCGTGGACAAGAAGCGGACGGGAGGCTCGGGGTCGCGTTCGGCGTCGAGCTCGCGTTCGTCGTCGGGTTCGGACTCGAGCACGTCGGGCTCGACGAAGAAGGCACCGGCCGCGAAGGCGCCGGCGAAGAAGACTGCGCCCGCGAAGGCCACCGAGAAGAAGGCGCCGGCGAAGAAAGCACCCGCGAAGAAGCCCGCGGCGAAGAAGGCACCCGCCGAGAAGAAGCAGGCAAGCTAG